A single region of the Lacipirellulaceae bacterium genome encodes:
- a CDS encoding alpha/beta fold hydrolase, with amino-acid sequence MYATRWSLAATLGIAATLLTALSISARADEPAKLIDSESRWLTVAKPVVREAADYGFKTWLRKRVLREEDEAKFGLVIRDDLTQADPALPLVVQVHGYNSNCERNAAVMEPFAERGYPCGGFTYPNDYSLRESAERLSRELKQLEEKHPKRRVALVTHSMGGLVARGCLEDPALAPRNVDQLLMIAPPSQGTLVAHFAVATDVWEHWLSRSQGGAWARWRDSVVDGLGEAADDLVPGSPFLTELNSRPRNPDVRYTIFLGTAATMSNEEMRWIRKAIRKTGSKLPGIRGSANRLEKLLEEMDEVVEGRGDGIVSVERGKLAGVDDVIVLPFGHLSVTDAATSDPVRQVQEELLSRVR; translated from the coding sequence ATGTACGCAACACGTTGGTCACTCGCTGCGACACTTGGTATTGCGGCTACGTTATTGACAGCCTTATCGATCTCAGCCAGAGCAGACGAACCCGCCAAGCTGATCGACAGTGAATCTCGCTGGCTGACCGTCGCCAAGCCGGTCGTTCGCGAAGCTGCTGACTACGGCTTCAAGACTTGGCTGCGCAAACGCGTTCTTCGCGAAGAAGACGAGGCGAAGTTTGGCCTCGTCATACGAGATGACTTGACGCAAGCTGACCCCGCGTTGCCACTGGTTGTTCAGGTCCACGGCTACAACTCCAACTGCGAACGCAATGCTGCGGTAATGGAGCCGTTCGCCGAACGCGGCTACCCGTGTGGCGGATTCACCTACCCGAACGACTACAGCCTTCGTGAATCAGCAGAGCGACTTTCCCGGGAACTCAAGCAACTTGAAGAAAAACATCCCAAGAGGCGGGTCGCCCTGGTGACCCACTCGATGGGAGGTTTGGTTGCACGCGGCTGTCTCGAAGATCCGGCACTCGCGCCGCGAAACGTTGACCAATTGCTAATGATCGCCCCGCCATCACAGGGCACGTTGGTTGCACACTTTGCTGTCGCTACGGACGTCTGGGAGCATTGGCTTAGCCGCTCGCAAGGTGGGGCTTGGGCTCGCTGGCGTGACTCAGTAGTAGACGGACTTGGCGAAGCTGCCGACGATTTAGTCCCTGGTTCCCCATTCCTTACCGAGTTGAATTCCCGACCGCGCAACCCTGACGTTCGATACACGATCTTTTTAGGCACAGCGGCTACGATGTCCAACGAAGAAATGCGTTGGATCCGCAAAGCCATTCGCAAGACCGGAAGCAAACTCCCGGGAATCCGCGGATCCGCCAATCGCCTGGAGAAACTTCTCGAAGAGATGGATGAAGTTGTCGAAGGTAGGGGCGACGGAATCGTCTCCGTTGAACGAGGCAAGCTTGCTGGGGTCGACGATGTGATCGTCCTTCCATTCGGTCATCTTTCGGTAACCGACGCAGCCACATCAGACCCAGTTCGCCAAGTTCAAGAAGAGTTGCTGTCACGGGTGCGTTGA